A window of Syntrophorhabdaceae bacterium contains these coding sequences:
- a CDS encoding FAD-dependent oxidoreductase, which produces MNILVIGGGISGISVAKVGLAEKNNVTILESTPEPGGLMARIANCRVGFKTFFDEIRGHERLTLISDAKIAKVDKKDKAFVITLEDGRTLSADKVIIATGLTPYDPVEYKGKRVLTSLEYDAVIDQRQGELPADFNKIGFFLCVGSRSEDYPLCSSVCCSYTLREVKWTLQRAKPEISVFYNDLRFFGQEFLMEKAFRDAGVRFVRANSRYFDEDEEGVTVRYFAGGRIQEERFNYVVLAIG; this is translated from the coding sequence ATGAATATACTGGTGATAGGCGGAGGCATAAGCGGCATATCGGTTGCAAAGGTCGGTCTGGCGGAAAAAAACAACGTGACGATCCTTGAATCGACACCTGAGCCGGGCGGACTGATGGCCCGTATCGCGAACTGCCGGGTGGGGTTCAAAACCTTTTTCGACGAGATACGCGGCCACGAGCGCCTGACCCTGATCAGCGATGCAAAGATCGCGAAGGTAGACAAAAAGGATAAGGCGTTTGTAATAACCCTCGAGGACGGACGGACGCTGTCAGCCGACAAGGTGATAATCGCTACCGGTCTTACCCCCTATGACCCTGTTGAATACAAGGGGAAGAGGGTCCTCACGAGCCTTGAATACGACGCCGTTATAGACCAGCGGCAGGGCGAGCTTCCGGCCGATTTCAACAAGATCGGTTTTTTCCTCTGCGTCGGATCCCGTTCAGAGGATTACCCCCTCTGTTCGTCGGTCTGCTGCTCTTACACCCTCCGTGAGGTGAAATGGACACTGCAAAGGGCGAAGCCGGAGATCTCCGTTTTCTACAACGACCTCCGGTTCTTCGGTCAGGAGTTTTTGATGGAGAAGGCCTTCAGGGATGCGGGGGTGAGGTTTGTCAGGGCCAATTCCCGGTATTTCGATGAGGATGAGGAAGGTGTCACGGTCCGGTATTTTGCAGGAGGCCGGATACAGGAAGAGCGCTTCAATTACGTTGTTCTTGCCATCGGGC